One stretch of Tepidibacter hydrothermalis DNA includes these proteins:
- a CDS encoding YhcN/YlaJ family sporulation lipoprotein, which yields MKKNSKPLVYTVVTVLGLSTFMMGCTNDQAARNVNDRNVGMGSPNYQTTYPNTGYVGNPDSPNYNPNQYRGYVGDTRTPNYNLNQYTGYVGSNRNPKYNPNQYTGYVGNTNNLNDNYQNNISKKSAGLNNTIRSKCNQLKGVKDCSVAVQGDTCVVAVDPNTTLNESLKNQIESACKNTDANIDKVVISQDNNVYDQLRRLGQNVGAGQPIKDINTEIQNIFNRLAPRR from the coding sequence ATGAAAAAAAATTCAAAGCCATTAGTTTATACTGTTGTAACAGTACTTGGTCTATCTACTTTTATGATGGGATGTACTAATGATCAAGCAGCTAGAAATGTAAATGATCGAAATGTAGGAATGGGATCACCTAATTATCAAACCACATATCCTAATACAGGATATGTAGGAAATCCAGATTCTCCAAATTATAATCCTAATCAGTATAGAGGATATGTAGGAGATACTAGAACTCCAAATTATAATCTTAATCAATATACAGGCTATGTAGGAAGTAACAGAAATCCAAAATATAACCCTAATCAATATACTGGATATGTAGGAAACACTAATAACCTAAATGATAATTATCAAAACAACATTAGTAAAAAGAGTGCTGGTTTAAATAATACAATTAGAAGCAAGTGTAATCAATTAAAAGGAGTTAAAGATTGTTCAGTAGCAGTTCAAGGAGATACTTGTGTTGTTGCTGTAGATCCAAATACAACTTTAAATGAATCATTAAAGAATCAAATAGAATCTGCTTGTAAGAATACAGATGCTAATATAGATAAAGTAGTTATCTCTCAAGACAATAATGTCTACGATCAATTGAGACGATTAGGCCAGAATGTTGGAGCAGGACAACCTATAAAAGATATTAACACTGAAATTCAGAATATATTCAATAGATTAGCTCCTAGAAGATAA
- a CDS encoding ribonuclease J, whose product MRKSNKLKIIPLGGLSEIGKNMTAIDYKDEIIVIDCGLSFPEDEMLGIDIVIPDISYLLKNKDRVKGIFLTHGHEDHIGALPYVLKKLNVPVYGTKLTIGLVDVKLKEHRLNNVNLNIVKPKDIIKTNLMEVEFIKATHSIPDACSIAIHTELGVIFHTGDFKIDYTPIDGDVMDFHRIAELGKKGVLVMLADSTNAERSGSTMSEKTVGLSFDDIFKGAKKRIIVASFASNIHRVQQIVNSAYKYNKKVAVSGRSMVNVVNVAKELGYLTLPEGILIDLNDINNYAHDELVIITTGSQGEPMSALSRMAASEHKKMEIERGDLVVISAHAIPGNEKTVSRVINQLFEKGAQVIYDDLEHIHVSGHACKEELKLMHRLVNPKYFIPVHGEYRHLKQHAELAKSMGMPSENIFTINTGSVVEFGKSHARLAGYVPSGNILVDGLGVGDVGNIVLRDRKHLSEDGLMVVVVTIAKENGKVIAGPDIISRGFVYVRESEDLIEKAKVVVREALIECENKQIREWAYLKNAIKDELKNYLYEKTKRNPMILPIIMEI is encoded by the coding sequence ATGAGAAAATCGAACAAGTTAAAAATAATTCCTCTTGGGGGATTAAGTGAGATAGGAAAAAATATGACTGCTATTGACTATAAGGATGAAATAATAGTTATAGATTGCGGTCTTAGTTTTCCTGAAGATGAAATGCTAGGTATAGATATAGTTATACCTGACATTAGTTATCTTTTAAAGAATAAAGACAGAGTTAAGGGGATATTTTTAACTCACGGACATGAGGATCATATAGGAGCTCTTCCTTATGTGTTAAAAAAATTAAATGTACCTGTATATGGAACAAAGTTGACTATAGGGCTTGTAGATGTGAAATTAAAGGAGCATAGACTTAATAATGTAAACCTTAACATAGTTAAACCTAAAGATATAATAAAAACTAATTTAATGGAAGTTGAATTTATAAAAGCTACTCATAGTATACCGGATGCATGCTCGATAGCTATTCATACAGAATTAGGGGTTATATTCCATACGGGAGATTTTAAAATAGATTACACTCCTATTGATGGAGATGTAATGGATTTTCATAGAATAGCAGAGCTTGGCAAAAAAGGAGTCCTAGTTATGCTAGCTGACTCAACTAATGCTGAAAGATCAGGTTCTACAATGTCTGAGAAAACAGTTGGTTTATCTTTTGATGATATATTCAAAGGAGCTAAAAAAAGAATAATAGTTGCAAGTTTTGCTTCTAATATACATAGAGTACAGCAAATAGTAAACTCTGCGTATAAGTACAATAAAAAAGTAGCTGTATCTGGAAGATCTATGGTCAATGTAGTTAATGTAGCTAAGGAATTAGGATATTTAACTCTTCCAGAAGGTATATTAATAGACCTTAATGATATAAACAATTATGCTCATGATGAATTAGTTATAATAACTACAGGATCTCAAGGAGAGCCTATGTCTGCCCTTTCTAGAATGGCGGCATCAGAGCATAAAAAGATGGAAATTGAAAGAGGAGATTTAGTAGTAATCTCTGCTCATGCTATACCAGGAAATGAAAAGACAGTTTCAAGAGTGATAAACCAGTTGTTTGAAAAGGGTGCACAAGTTATATACGATGATTTAGAGCATATACATGTTTCTGGTCATGCGTGTAAAGAAGAATTAAAGCTTATGCATAGATTAGTTAATCCTAAATACTTTATACCTGTTCATGGAGAATATAGACATTTAAAGCAACATGCTGAACTTGCAAAATCAATGGGAATGCCAAGTGAAAATATATTTACAATTAATACAGGATCTGTTGTTGAATTTGGAAAAAGTCATGCAAGACTTGCTGGATATGTTCCTTCTGGAAACATACTTGTAGATGGACTTGGTGTTGGAGATGTTGGAAATATAGTTTTAAGAGATAGAAAACACTTATCAGAAGATGGACTTATGGTAGTTGTTGTAACTATAGCAAAAGAAAATGGAAAAGTTATAGCAGGTCCGGATATAATTTCAAGAGGATTTGTATATGTTAGAGAATCAGAAGATTTAATAGAAAAAGCAAAGGTTGTAGTAAGAGAAGCTTTAATTGAATGTGAAAACAAACAAATAAGAGAATGGGCATATTTAAAAAATGCTATAAAAGATGAACTTAAGAATTATTTATATGAAAAAACTAAAAGAAATCCTATGATATTACCTATAATAATGGAAATTTAA
- a CDS encoding D-alanyl-D-alanine carboxypeptidase family protein, with protein MKRKLSLVLTMIMIISSFTSFANEDMKLSSKSAILIDANSGTILYEKNSHEKLPPASVTKIMSMLLTMEALSEGRIKLDDQVTISENASSMGGSQLFLEPGEVKTVDQLLKGIAVASANDGCVAMAEYIYGSEEAFVKKMNEKAQELGMKDTHFVNTNGLPVEDHYTSAYDISLMSKELIKYKDIHKYLKIWMDEIVVGKKQKKIGLVNTNKLVRFYKGANGIKTGFTNEARFCLSASATRDDLTLIAVVLGAPSSKERFSEASSLLNYGFANYETVKIYDQGQVVKKVKLEKADPENIELTCEQPLYYLNKKGDKKDFKQKIVIDENFKFPIKKGQKIGEVQIYKDKKIIMKSNLVSNKEVKKAGYLKMLNKVLDSILK; from the coding sequence ATGAAAAGAAAATTAAGTTTAGTTTTAACTATGATAATGATTATATCTTCATTTACTTCATTTGCAAATGAAGATATGAAATTAAGTTCAAAATCTGCTATATTAATAGATGCAAATAGCGGAACCATTCTATATGAAAAAAATTCGCATGAAAAATTACCTCCAGCCAGTGTTACAAAGATAATGAGTATGCTACTTACCATGGAAGCTTTAAGTGAAGGAAGAATAAAATTAGATGATCAAGTCACTATAAGTGAAAATGCATCTAGTATGGGAGGTAGCCAATTATTTCTAGAACCTGGAGAAGTCAAAACGGTTGATCAATTACTTAAAGGTATAGCTGTTGCATCTGCTAATGATGGATGTGTAGCCATGGCAGAATACATTTATGGAAGTGAAGAAGCATTTGTAAAGAAGATGAATGAAAAAGCACAAGAATTAGGAATGAAGGATACACATTTTGTAAATACTAACGGATTACCTGTAGAAGATCATTATACAAGCGCTTATGATATATCATTGATGTCAAAGGAGCTAATAAAGTATAAGGATATTCATAAATATTTAAAAATATGGATGGATGAAATTGTAGTTGGTAAAAAACAAAAGAAAATAGGTCTTGTAAACACTAATAAGCTTGTAAGATTTTATAAAGGAGCTAATGGAATAAAAACTGGATTTACAAATGAAGCTAGATTTTGTCTATCAGCATCAGCAACTAGAGACGATTTGACTTTAATAGCTGTGGTTTTAGGAGCACCTTCATCTAAGGAAAGATTTAGTGAAGCATCATCTTTATTAAATTATGGATTTGCTAATTATGAAACTGTAAAAATATACGATCAAGGTCAAGTAGTGAAAAAAGTTAAGTTAGAAAAAGCAGATCCTGAGAATATAGAACTTACATGTGAACAACCTCTTTATTATTTGAATAAAAAGGGAGATAAAAAAGATTTCAAACAAAAAATAGTTATAGACGAGAATTTTAAATTTCCTATTAAGAAAGGACAAAAAATAGGAGAGGTTCAAATATATAAAGATAAAAAGATTATTATGAAATCCAATTTAGTATCAAATAAAGAAGTTAAAAAGGCCGGTTACTTAAAAATGTTAAATAAAGTTTTAGATTCTATATTAAAATAA
- a CDS encoding metal-dependent hydrolase, producing the protein MRGVSHFAIGVLTVVETSILIDKPLSPLTFMISSFCSLLPDIDESHSTVSNLLIKSSFSKAIYRYTLYLINMITFFILIYINKNLTFNFILSFVLIVLIENKLKHTTLRKSLFSALSFILCLSLYYIKAPFAFISLTIFIGVAPWLRHRGFTHSLIGIILFYFLLKEIETIINCPQLALYTSISYASHIFLGDIFTKMGIPIFYPISNKKISLAPFKVGSLSGNIFELVYTFVYFLIVICTFKYKL; encoded by the coding sequence ATGAGAGGCGTAAGTCACTTTGCAATAGGAGTATTAACAGTTGTTGAAACTTCGATATTAATCGACAAACCACTTTCTCCATTAACATTCATGATTTCGTCATTTTGTTCCTTACTTCCAGACATAGATGAATCTCATTCTACAGTTTCTAATTTATTAATAAAAAGTTCATTTTCCAAAGCTATTTATAGATACACCCTTTATTTAATAAATATGATTACTTTTTTTATATTAATATATATAAATAAAAATCTAACTTTTAATTTTATACTCAGCTTTGTTCTTATAGTACTCATAGAAAATAAATTAAAGCATACTACACTTAGAAAATCACTATTTTCTGCTTTATCATTTATACTATGCTTATCTTTATATTATATAAAAGCTCCATTCGCTTTTATTTCATTAACTATATTTATAGGAGTTGCTCCATGGCTAAGACATAGAGGCTTTACTCATAGCTTAATAGGTATTATACTTTTTTATTTTTTATTAAAAGAAATCGAGACAATAATAAACTGCCCACAACTTGCATTATACACCTCAATTAGTTATGCTTCACACATCTTTTTAGGTGATATATTCACTAAAATGGGTATACCTATATTTTATCCAATATCCAATAAAAAAATTTCTCTAGCCCCATTTAAAGTTGGTAGCTTATCTGGTAATATATTTGAATTAGTTTATACATTCGTGTATTTTTTGATAGTCATATGTACATTTAAATATAAGCTTTGA
- a CDS encoding IS3 family transposase, producing the protein MSKITFSKDNIERLNKNPYVKRVSEKSITYSDEFKIMFIEEYLRGSTPRTIFIDAGFDVEILGVKRYEQAAARWIKAYKKDGIIGLSDTRRVNSGRPSNAPVSKDDIISKQEAKIKLLEEQLELLKKLDVTERRLVNNCVNLTNNEVYELILKTVSKKDYSGTVSYCCSILGVSRSGYYHYLKTAPSRTIRENEDLKARDIILKAYNYRGYKKGSRSIKMTLENEFGIIYSRKKIQRIMRKYSIVCPIRKANPYRRIAKATKEHRVVPNLLQRNFKQGIPGKVLLTDITYIPYGINKMAYLSAIKDSSSNDILAYHVSDRITLDIATITIKKLVNTHKADLHDEAFIHSDQGVHYTSPKFQKLLKSHNLGQSMSRRGNCWDNAPQESFFGHMKDEVDFKTCSTLEEVINKVDNYMDYYNNYRCQWGLKKMTPKQFRNHLLNAA; encoded by the coding sequence ATGAGTAAAATTACATTTTCAAAAGACAATATTGAAAGATTAAATAAGAACCCTTATGTAAAGCGCGTTAGCGAGAAGTCAATAACATACTCTGACGAGTTTAAAATAATGTTTATTGAGGAGTATTTAAGAGGAAGCACACCACGAACTATTTTCATTGATGCTGGATTTGACGTTGAAATACTTGGTGTCAAGCGCTATGAACAGGCGGCAGCCAGATGGATAAAAGCGTACAAGAAAGATGGAATTATAGGATTAAGTGATACTAGAAGAGTGAATTCAGGCAGACCAAGTAATGCTCCAGTTTCAAAGGACGATATTATTAGCAAACAAGAAGCTAAAATAAAACTGCTTGAGGAACAATTAGAATTGCTAAAAAAGCTCGACGTGACAGAAAGGAGGCTGGTAAACAACTGCGTAAATCTAACAAATAATGAAGTATATGAGTTAATTTTAAAGACTGTGTCTAAAAAAGATTATTCAGGCACAGTTTCTTATTGCTGCTCAATTTTAGGGGTTTCACGTTCAGGTTATTATCATTATTTAAAGACAGCACCTTCTAGAACTATAAGGGAGAATGAAGATTTAAAAGCTAGAGATATTATATTAAAGGCTTATAATTATAGAGGTTATAAGAAAGGTTCTAGATCAATTAAAATGACACTAGAAAATGAGTTTGGTATTATATACAGTAGAAAAAAAATCCAAAGGATTATGCGAAAATACAGTATAGTATGTCCTATAAGAAAAGCCAATCCGTATAGAAGAATAGCCAAAGCGACAAAAGAACATAGAGTAGTACCTAATCTGCTACAGAGAAATTTCAAACAGGGTATTCCTGGCAAGGTGCTACTTACTGATATCACATACATCCCTTACGGGATAAATAAAATGGCATATTTATCAGCTATCAAAGATAGCTCTAGTAACGATATTCTAGCATATCATGTATCTGATCGAATTACTTTAGATATAGCTACAATTACAATTAAAAAATTAGTTAATACACATAAAGCTGATTTACATGATGAAGCTTTTATCCATTCTGACCAAGGGGTCCACTATACAAGCCCTAAATTCCAAAAATTACTAAAAAGCCATAATCTAGGACAATCCATGTCTAGACGTGGTAACTGCTGGGATAATGCACCTCAAGAATCCTTCTTTGGTCATATGAAGGATGAAGTAGATTTCAAAACATGTTCTACACTTGAAGAAGTAATTAATAAAGTTGATAATTACATGGATTACTATAATAATTATAGATGTCAATGGGGATTAAAAAAGATGACTCCTAAACAATTTAGAAATCATCTTTTGAATGCAGCTTAA
- a CDS encoding site-2 protease family protein: protein MIDFLIILPGILMAISIHEFGHGYAAYILGDDTAKKSGRLSLNPLKHIDPIGFLMLIIVHFGWAKPVPINSNRFKHKRIGLFLVSIAGVICNIILAIICIYLYKYELRYVNMYALNSIILSAVSINIGFAVFNLLPIPPLDGSKIILSILPNRLHYYYFKYEYIGSIILIVLMFTDNIRIVTSPIYNVINNLINIIL from the coding sequence ATGATTGATTTTTTAATAATTCTTCCCGGTATATTAATGGCAATATCTATACATGAATTTGGACATGGATATGCAGCATATATATTAGGAGATGACACAGCTAAAAAAAGTGGAAGGCTTTCTTTAAATCCTTTAAAGCATATAGATCCTATAGGATTTTTAATGCTAATTATTGTACATTTTGGATGGGCAAAACCTGTTCCTATTAATTCAAATAGGTTTAAGCATAAAAGAATAGGACTTTTTTTAGTTTCAATAGCAGGAGTTATATGCAACATAATACTTGCTATAATATGTATATATTTATACAAGTATGAACTTAGATATGTAAATATGTATGCACTAAATAGTATAATTTTAAGTGCGGTAAGTATAAATATTGGATTTGCTGTATTCAATTTATTACCTATACCTCCTTTAGATGGATCTAAGATAATACTATCTATTCTTCCAAATAGATTGCATTATTATTATTTTAAATATGAGTATATAGGCAGTATTATATTAATAGTATTGATGTTTACGGATAATATAAGGATAGTCACAAGTCCTATATATAATGTTATAAACAATTTAATAAATATTATACTTTAA
- a CDS encoding Fur family transcriptional regulator, with the protein MESYIDIVKLKLKEEGYKLTPQRRSIVDIMIKNEGKHLNSEEIYDLVKVECPEIGLATVYRTLQLLDDIGAVSKLNLDDGCCRYEINLNDETHNHHHLICKKCNKIIEVEEDLLETLEEQIEKNYGFKIFDHDVKFFGMCNSCK; encoded by the coding sequence ATGGAAAGTTATATAGACATAGTAAAACTTAAATTAAAAGAAGAAGGCTATAAACTAACTCCTCAGAGAAGATCTATAGTCGATATAATGATAAAAAATGAAGGAAAACATTTAAACAGTGAAGAAATATATGATTTAGTTAAGGTTGAGTGTCCAGAGATTGGTCTTGCAACAGTATATAGAACACTTCAGTTATTAGATGATATAGGCGCTGTATCAAAGCTTAACTTAGATGACGGTTGCTGTAGATACGAAATCAATTTAAATGACGAAACACATAATCATCATCATCTTATATGTAAAAAGTGTAATAAAATAATAGAAGTTGAAGAAGATTTACTTGAAACGTTAGAAGAACAAATAGAAAAAAATTATGGATTTAAGATATTTGATCACGATGTTAAGTTTTTTGGGATGTGTAATAGCTGTAAATAA